The Thermomicrobiales bacterium DNA window TCGGCGAAACCCGGAAAATCCGGATCGAAATTCCACATTCTGCTCTTGTCAACATCGAGAGTTTGGCTCATTATCGTTGATGAACAAGGAATGTACCTGATGGTTTCTTGGCCTTGCCCCCGGACGGCGTGTTTGCGTCGAGCCGCTGGGAGGATACCGCTTAAGTCGCCCACTCCTTCACGGAGCAGCATCACGGTTGTGGCCGGGGGATCTGCGCTGTTTGTCAGCCGATGCCGCCACACTGCTGCGAATGAGCGCTGTCACCAGCGAGATGCCGGGGGTGTTCCTGTTTTTGGCGATGCTGGAGCTGATCACGGTTGCGCTGGGTATGCGGGCGAACACCTGGATGACCCGGCACGCGATCACCCGATCGGTCTCTGTCGCATGGAAGCCGGCCAGCTCCCGGTTTCCATTTTCCTCACCGGGCGTCGAAAGGACCACGACGGTCTGATCGGCATCCGGCCTGTCCTGCCCCTGCCCCGCCACGCAGGCTCGCTCGGATTTCACTATCCGATCCCGAGTCCGCGGAGTCACATCTCCCACGTGCGGCGGGGTTAGGGGGGCGGGGTTCGTGTCGAAGTTGGCTGTTCGGCAGTACAGCCGGCAGGGGGAGTTCTCATGTCTGAATCGTCTCTGAACTCACAGAACGGCTTCGTCCCGCGCAAGTTGACCAAACGCCAGATGAGCGTGGTGCGCGAACTCGCGGACGGATGCGACATCGCCACCGTGGCGGCACGCCGCGATCGTGGTCTCAGCTCGGTCTATGAGATTGCCGGGCGGATTTGTGATCGATGGGGGCTGGAAGACTGGCGGGAGATCGGTCCGTACGCGAGGGACCATGGATTGGTGGACGTGCGCGCATCGGATCGGCCCGTGGCGTAACTGGGGCTTACCGAGACCATGGGTCGATAACCTGGATTCCCCAATGCTGGAAATGCCGAACATTCCTGGTCATTACGGGGATCTCATAGTGGATCGCTGAGGCAGCGATGAGGCCATCGGCATCGGTCACCACGATGCCCGATCGAGCGAGTCGCGCAGAAACCTCTCCCCAAATCCGCGCAACGGCGGAATCTATCGGGAGAATTCGCTTTTCCCAGTTCCGCTCGATTTCTTCAAGCCAGACTTCGAGACCGGATCGTCTCCGGCCAGATTCAAGTCGCTCGATCCCTCGGACGATTTCTCCGATCGTGATCGCGCTCAGGTAAATCGCTGACTCGTCGATTCCTTCGACGGCATTCACAACCCGCGGATTCGCATTTGGTCGCCGGATTTCAGAGATCACACAGGTGTCGAGAAGGACATTCACCAATCGAACTCACGAGACGGGGCCTGGTTGCGTTCGAGCTCGACACCACTCAGGTCCGGGCCATTGAGTAGCAAATCCTTGAGTGACCGTTTGGGTCCTCGGAGGCGTTCGTATTCCTCGATCGACACCACCATGGCAACCGGCACACCGCGCCGGAGCACCTTTTGCGGCCCTTCGGTCTCAGCCTTTGTAATGACTTCACTAAATCGATTCTTGGCATCCGCCAACTGCCATTCCAT harbors:
- a CDS encoding type II toxin-antitoxin system Phd/YefM family antitoxin, producing MMEWQLADAKNRFSEVITKAETEGPQKVLRRGVPVAMVVSIEEYERLRGPKRSLKDLLLNGPDLSGVELERNQAPSREFDW